The following proteins are encoded in a genomic region of Micromonospora olivasterospora:
- a CDS encoding cell division protein CrgA — translation MPKSQVRKKKVYTPPTDVRPTATAATRKPSPVWLPITAVALIVAGIGWLVVYYLSEQAYPVASWGYWNLAVGFGAMVGSLVLLSRWR, via the coding sequence GTGCCCAAGTCTCAGGTCCGCAAGAAGAAGGTGTACACCCCGCCGACGGACGTGCGTCCGACGGCGACGGCGGCGACGCGCAAGCCCAGCCCGGTCTGGCTCCCGATCACGGCGGTCGCCCTGATCGTCGCCGGAATCGGCTGGCTGGTGGTTTACTACCTCTCCGAGCAGGCGTACCCGGTCGCTTCGTGGGGTTACTGGAACCTCGCGGTGGGCTTCGGCGCGATGGTCGGCTCCCTGGTGCTGCTCTCCCGTTGGCGCTGA
- a CDS encoding hemolysin family protein, producing the protein MPLVGFVLLTAGNAFFVAAEFALVTVDRPEIDRRASAGDAGATTVRRALRELSFQLSGAQLGITITALLTGYLAEPALARLFAPLLHPLGATAERISPFLALALATLVSMLFGELVPKNLALARPMPAALATARGMRGFSRAFGWLIRGLNGSANALVRRLGVEPQEELASARSPEELGLLAAISARAGALPPDTAMLLRRTIRFGEKRAAEAMTPRVDVIALRATASVAELLTLAQQTGRTRFPVFEETLDLVTGVAGVSDALGVPPARRAATSVASVAREPVYVPESLDLDGVLAALRAAGADLAIVVDEYGGTDGVVTVEDLVEELVGEIADEFDPDAVDDGGPVELTVPGGERTALVDGVLREDELAEQTGFQLPEGPYETLAGFLMARLGHIPVAGESVEENGWEFTVVEVERHRVEQVRVVRPEEPGDDA; encoded by the coding sequence TTGCCCCTTGTCGGCTTCGTGCTGCTGACCGCGGGCAACGCGTTCTTCGTCGCGGCCGAGTTCGCCCTGGTCACGGTGGACCGGCCGGAGATCGACCGGCGGGCCTCGGCCGGCGACGCCGGGGCGACGACCGTACGCCGGGCGCTGCGGGAGCTCTCCTTCCAGCTCTCCGGGGCACAGCTCGGCATCACCATCACCGCCCTGCTCACCGGTTACCTCGCCGAGCCCGCGCTGGCCCGCCTGTTCGCCCCGCTGCTGCACCCGCTCGGGGCGACCGCCGAGCGGATCAGCCCGTTCCTCGCACTGGCCCTGGCGACCCTCGTCTCCATGCTCTTCGGCGAGCTGGTGCCGAAGAACCTGGCGCTGGCCCGGCCGATGCCCGCCGCGCTGGCCACCGCCCGCGGCATGCGCGGCTTCTCCCGCGCGTTCGGCTGGCTGATCCGGGGCCTGAACGGCTCGGCGAACGCGCTGGTGCGGCGCCTCGGGGTGGAACCGCAGGAGGAACTGGCCAGCGCCCGCTCACCGGAGGAACTGGGCCTGCTCGCCGCGATCTCGGCCCGCGCCGGGGCGCTTCCCCCGGACACCGCGATGCTGCTGCGCCGCACCATCCGCTTCGGCGAGAAGCGGGCCGCCGAGGCGATGACCCCCCGGGTCGACGTGATCGCCCTGCGCGCCACCGCCAGCGTCGCCGAGCTGCTCACCCTCGCCCAGCAGACCGGCCGCACCCGGTTCCCCGTCTTCGAGGAGACCCTCGACCTGGTCACCGGCGTCGCGGGGGTGTCGGACGCGCTCGGCGTACCGCCGGCCCGCCGGGCCGCCACCAGCGTCGCGTCGGTCGCCCGGGAACCGGTGTACGTACCGGAGAGCCTGGACCTCGACGGGGTCCTGGCCGCCCTGCGGGCCGCCGGCGCGGACCTGGCGATCGTGGTCGACGAGTACGGCGGCACCGACGGCGTCGTGACCGTCGAGGACCTGGTGGAGGAGCTGGTCGGGGAGATCGCCGACGAGTTCGACCCGGACGCGGTCGACGACGGTGGCCCGGTCGAGCTGACCGTGCCGGGCGGTGAGCGCACCGCGCTCGTCGACGGCGTGCTGCGCGAGGACGAGCTGGCCGAGCAGACGGGCTTCCAGCTGCCCGAGGGCCCGTACGAGACGCTGGCGGGCTTCCTGATGGCCCGCCTCGGGCACATCCCCGTGGCCGGCGAGTCGGTCGAGGAGAACGGCTGGGAGTTCACCGTGGTCGAAGTGGAGCGGCACCGCGTCGAGCAGGTGCGGGTGGTCCGCCCGGAGGAGCCCGGCGACGATGCTTGA
- a CDS encoding hemolysin family protein yields MLELLVTVLLLLGNAFFVGSEFALIASRRTVIEPLSATSKRARWALSAMNQIPLMIAGAQLGITICSLSLGAIAEPALAHLLEVPFHAVGLPRGAVHPVAFLLALGMVVFLHTVVGEMVPKNITLAGPEPSALWLGPAMLAFCTATKPLLLAMKWSSRQVLRLWRVEATDAVKTVFTAEELAGLVSQARTEGLLDAEEHARITGALALHSRTAADALRPWSTVTTVAEDVSPASLEVLATRTGRSRFPVVQRATRRVLGFVHVKDVLGYAGADRRSPVPPEVYHPLAVVPPDRTLADLLLSMRRERRHMVLVSDGRRPLGVVTLDDVLMAIVG; encoded by the coding sequence ATGCTTGAGCTGCTGGTGACCGTGCTGCTGCTGCTCGGCAACGCCTTCTTCGTGGGCAGCGAGTTCGCGCTGATCGCGTCCCGCCGGACGGTGATCGAGCCGCTGTCCGCCACGTCGAAGCGGGCCCGGTGGGCGCTGTCGGCGATGAACCAGATCCCGCTGATGATCGCCGGGGCGCAGCTCGGCATCACGATCTGCTCGCTGAGTCTCGGCGCGATCGCCGAGCCGGCGCTGGCCCACCTGCTGGAGGTGCCGTTCCACGCCGTCGGCCTGCCGCGCGGCGCGGTCCACCCGGTGGCCTTCCTGCTCGCCCTCGGCATGGTGGTCTTCCTGCACACCGTCGTCGGCGAGATGGTGCCGAAGAACATCACCCTGGCCGGGCCCGAGCCGTCCGCGCTCTGGCTCGGGCCGGCGATGCTGGCGTTCTGCACGGCCACCAAGCCGCTGTTGCTGGCGATGAAGTGGTCGTCGCGGCAGGTGCTGCGGCTGTGGCGCGTCGAGGCGACGGACGCGGTCAAGACCGTGTTCACGGCCGAGGAGCTGGCCGGCCTGGTGTCCCAGGCGCGGACCGAGGGGCTGCTCGACGCCGAGGAACACGCGCGGATCACGGGCGCGCTCGCGCTGCACAGCCGCACGGCGGCCGACGCCCTGCGGCCCTGGTCGACGGTGACCACCGTCGCCGAGGACGTCTCCCCGGCCTCCCTGGAGGTGCTGGCCACCCGGACCGGCCGCTCCCGTTTCCCCGTGGTGCAGCGCGCCACCCGGCGGGTGCTCGGCTTCGTGCACGTCAAGGACGTGCTGGGGTACGCCGGGGCGGACCGCCGCTCGCCCGTACCGCCCGAGGTCTACCACCCGCTGGCCGTGGTGCCGCCGGACCGTACGCTGGCCGACCTGCTCCTGTCGATGCGCCGGGAGCGGCGGCACATGGTCCTGGTGAGCGACGGTCGCCGCCCGCTGGGCGTGGTGACCCTCGACGACGTGTTGATGGCCATCGTCGGCTGA
- a CDS encoding N-acetylmuramoyl-L-alanine amidase, translating into MPRSSLPASRRVLLATVVAAATAVLPFAAGPVAAEPIGTGSADAISDRQQQYAAAAAEYGVPESVLLGVSYLESRWDTHAGHPSTSGGFGPMHLTDAERVASNEAASAHVDEGEDPRGDDSRPLVVPESGPAEPAPALPGLHTLETAAELTGASEEALIADAATNIRGGAALLASYQEELNSPVGADSDPASWYGAVARYSGADTEDAAAAFAAEVYDQISLGASRTTDDGHRVTLAARAVDPDESAVNRLGLRRAERPDGLECPVGLPCEWIPAPYAKTGPAAGSYGNHDLANRPADQKIEYIIIHDTEGYFTPSVNLVKRADYLGWHYTLRSVDGYIAQHIKAKDVGWHAGNWYVNAKSIGLEHEGFAGHGTWYTEAMYRTSAKLVRHLAHKFQIPLDRQHILGHDNVPGTVASTVAGMHWDPGPYWDWSHYFDLLKAPFHSTGTPRTGLVTIDPDYANNQPAFTGCNRQPPGVPTPPPPIAPCPLRPASSVILRTAPSADAPLVNDRGLRPNGTPNTMYISDHGARAAAGQTYALAGQEGDWTAIWYLGQKAWFYNPASAPSAKWAQGFVAVPKAGKATIPVYGRAYPEAAAYPAGVPYQAVSPLQYTLSAGQRYAVGGVLPGEYYRAVTFDGSSPGDWTVIRGENRYVQIQFGHRVMFVNENDVDLLPSAVGAPR; encoded by the coding sequence ATGCCCCGATCCAGCCTACCGGCGAGCAGACGCGTCCTGCTCGCCACCGTGGTGGCAGCGGCCACCGCGGTCCTACCCTTCGCCGCCGGGCCCGTCGCCGCCGAACCGATCGGCACCGGGTCCGCCGACGCGATCAGCGACAGGCAGCAGCAGTACGCGGCCGCGGCGGCCGAGTACGGCGTGCCGGAGAGCGTGTTGCTCGGCGTCTCCTACCTGGAGTCCCGCTGGGACACCCACGCCGGCCACCCGAGCACGAGCGGCGGGTTCGGCCCGATGCACCTGACCGACGCCGAGCGGGTCGCCTCGAACGAGGCCGCCAGCGCGCACGTCGACGAGGGCGAGGACCCCCGGGGCGACGACTCCCGGCCGCTGGTGGTCCCCGAGTCCGGCCCGGCCGAGCCGGCCCCGGCGCTGCCCGGACTGCACACCCTGGAGACCGCCGCGGAACTCACCGGCGCCAGCGAGGAGGCGCTCATCGCCGACGCGGCCACCAACATCCGGGGCGGGGCGGCGCTGCTCGCGTCGTACCAGGAGGAACTGAACAGCCCGGTCGGCGCGGACAGCGACCCGGCGTCCTGGTACGGCGCGGTGGCCCGCTACTCGGGCGCGGACACCGAGGACGCCGCGGCGGCCTTCGCCGCAGAGGTGTACGACCAGATCAGCCTCGGCGCGAGCCGGACCACCGACGACGGTCACCGGGTGACGCTGGCCGCGCGGGCGGTCGACCCCGACGAGTCCGCGGTGAACCGGCTCGGGCTGCGGCGCGCGGAGCGGCCGGACGGCCTGGAGTGCCCGGTCGGGCTCCCCTGCGAGTGGATCCCGGCACCGTACGCGAAGACCGGCCCCGCTGCCGGCAGCTACGGCAACCACGACCTGGCCAACCGGCCGGCGGACCAGAAGATCGAGTACATCATCATCCACGACACGGAGGGCTACTTCACCCCCAGCGTCAACCTGGTGAAGCGGGCCGACTACCTGGGCTGGCACTACACGCTGCGCTCGGTGGACGGCTACATCGCCCAGCACATCAAGGCCAAGGACGTCGGCTGGCACGCCGGCAACTGGTACGTCAACGCCAAGTCCATCGGCCTCGAGCACGAGGGCTTCGCCGGCCACGGCACCTGGTACACCGAGGCGATGTACCGCACCTCGGCGAAGCTCGTGCGGCACCTGGCGCACAAGTTCCAGATCCCGCTGGACCGGCAGCACATTCTCGGCCACGACAACGTCCCGGGCACGGTGGCGTCGACGGTCGCCGGCATGCACTGGGACCCGGGGCCGTACTGGGACTGGTCGCACTACTTCGACCTGCTCAAGGCGCCGTTCCACTCGACCGGCACCCCGCGCACCGGGCTGGTCACCATCGACCCCGACTACGCGAACAACCAGCCGGCGTTCACCGGCTGCAACCGGCAGCCGCCCGGGGTCCCGACCCCGCCGCCGCCGATCGCGCCCTGCCCGCTGCGCCCCGCGTCCTCGGTCATCCTGCGCACCGCGCCGAGCGCCGACGCGCCGCTGGTGAACGACCGCGGGCTGCGGCCGAACGGCACGCCGAACACGATGTACATCTCCGACCACGGCGCCCGCGCCGCCGCCGGCCAGACGTACGCGCTGGCGGGCCAGGAGGGTGACTGGACGGCGATCTGGTACCTGGGCCAGAAGGCCTGGTTCTACAACCCGGCCTCGGCGCCGAGCGCGAAGTGGGCGCAGGGCTTCGTGGCCGTCCCGAAGGCCGGCAAGGCCACGATCCCGGTGTACGGCCGGGCGTACCCCGAGGCGGCGGCGTACCCGGCCGGGGTGCCGTACCAGGCGGTCTCGCCGCTGCAGTACACCCTCTCGGCAGGGCAGCGGTACGCCGTCGGCGGTGTGCTGCCCGGCGAGTACTACCGGGCCGTGACGTTCGACGGCTCGTCCCCCGGCGACTGGACGGTGATCCGGGGCGAGAACCGGTACGTGCAGATCCAGTTCGGTCACCGGGTCATGTTCGTCAACGAGAACGACGTCGACCTGCTGCCCTCGGCGGTGGGCGCGCCGCGCTGA
- a CDS encoding (Fe-S)-binding protein: MGSVQIVTTILAAAITAVAVWLAVRAVMKMVAVIRLGQPDPQRFTDKGARTKTVLAETAGHTRMLRWSVVGAAHWFVMVAFIVLSLLVLEAYFEVVSPGGGLPVVGHWTVFGLATELIGVFGLAGILVLMAIRLRNRPTRPGGRSRFTGSTMWQGYFVEWVVLLVLIFGFLIRGFKVATDQFEYPVWATPVSHALGGALPAWEAGVSVAALIKIAISMTWLIVISLNVTMGVAWHRFLAFPNIFFKREPAKPAGSGLGALRPMMSEGKPLDFEEADPESDQFGVAQVEQFTWKGLLDFSTCTECGRCQSQCPAWNTGKPLSPKLLVLSLRDHAYAKAPYLLAGGGKDLTGEEKATAAQLAHLDVLALAEADKPLIGGAEEGGVIDPDVLWSCTTCGACVEQCPVDIEHVDHIVDMRRYQVLIESSFPSEAGVMLRNLENKGNPWGAPQNTREDWTKGLGFEVPRVGEVDDFEYLFWVGCAGAFEDRAKKTTRAVATLLHEAGVSFAILGEGETCTGDPARRIGNEFVFQMLAQQNVETLNEAFEGREKSKRKIVATCPHCFNTLGNEYGQLGGEFEVVHHTQLLAHLVSAGKLTPVQPVDGGVTYHDPCYLGRHNRVFAPPREVLGSSVRGELTEMPRNSERSFCCGAGGARMWMEEKIGKRINVDRVEEAMSTGAKTIAVGCPFCSTMLNDGVNGKGAGEQVEVVDVASVLLRSVKPDQTHGDREAEPVAG, translated from the coding sequence ATGGGCAGCGTCCAGATCGTCACGACGATCCTCGCGGCCGCCATCACCGCGGTGGCGGTGTGGCTTGCGGTACGCGCGGTCATGAAGATGGTGGCAGTGATCCGCCTGGGTCAGCCGGACCCGCAGCGGTTCACCGACAAGGGCGCCCGGACGAAGACCGTGCTGGCGGAGACCGCCGGCCACACCCGCATGCTCAGGTGGAGCGTGGTGGGTGCCGCGCACTGGTTCGTGATGGTCGCGTTCATCGTGCTCTCGCTGCTGGTGCTGGAGGCGTACTTCGAGGTCGTCAGCCCCGGTGGCGGCCTGCCGGTCGTCGGGCACTGGACGGTCTTCGGCCTGGCCACGGAGCTCATCGGCGTGTTCGGCCTGGCCGGCATCCTCGTGCTGATGGCGATCCGGCTGCGCAACCGGCCCACCCGGCCCGGCGGGCGCTCCCGGTTCACCGGCTCGACCATGTGGCAGGGCTACTTCGTCGAGTGGGTCGTGCTGCTGGTTCTGATCTTCGGGTTCCTGATCCGCGGCTTCAAGGTCGCCACCGACCAGTTCGAGTACCCGGTCTGGGCCACCCCGGTCAGCCACGCGCTCGGCGGCGCGCTGCCCGCGTGGGAGGCCGGCGTGAGCGTCGCCGCGCTGATCAAGATCGCCATCTCGATGACCTGGCTCATCGTGATCTCGCTGAACGTCACCATGGGCGTCGCCTGGCACCGGTTCCTGGCGTTCCCCAACATCTTCTTCAAGCGCGAGCCGGCCAAGCCGGCCGGCTCCGGACTCGGCGCGCTGCGGCCGATGATGAGCGAGGGCAAGCCGCTCGACTTCGAGGAGGCGGACCCGGAGTCCGACCAGTTCGGCGTCGCCCAGGTCGAGCAGTTCACCTGGAAGGGTCTGCTGGACTTCAGCACCTGCACCGAGTGCGGCCGGTGCCAGTCGCAGTGCCCGGCCTGGAACACGGGCAAGCCGCTGTCGCCGAAGCTGCTCGTGCTCAGCCTCCGCGACCACGCGTACGCCAAGGCGCCGTACCTGCTGGCCGGTGGCGGCAAGGACCTGACCGGCGAGGAGAAGGCGACCGCCGCCCAGCTTGCCCACCTGGACGTGCTGGCGCTGGCCGAGGCCGACAAGCCGCTGATCGGTGGGGCCGAGGAGGGCGGCGTCATCGACCCGGACGTGCTCTGGTCCTGCACCACCTGCGGCGCCTGCGTCGAGCAGTGCCCGGTCGACATCGAGCACGTCGACCACATCGTCGACATGCGCCGCTACCAGGTGCTGATCGAGTCGAGCTTCCCGTCCGAGGCCGGCGTGATGCTGCGCAACCTGGAGAACAAGGGCAACCCGTGGGGCGCCCCGCAGAACACCCGCGAGGACTGGACCAAGGGCCTCGGCTTCGAGGTGCCCCGGGTCGGCGAGGTCGACGACTTCGAGTACCTGTTCTGGGTCGGCTGCGCCGGCGCGTTCGAGGACCGGGCGAAGAAGACCACGCGCGCGGTCGCCACGCTGCTGCACGAGGCCGGCGTCTCCTTCGCGATCCTCGGTGAGGGTGAGACCTGCACCGGCGACCCGGCCCGCCGGATCGGCAACGAGTTCGTCTTCCAGATGCTCGCCCAGCAGAACGTCGAGACCCTGAACGAGGCGTTCGAGGGCAGGGAGAAGAGCAAGCGCAAGATCGTCGCCACCTGCCCGCACTGCTTCAACACCCTCGGCAACGAGTACGGGCAGCTCGGCGGGGAGTTCGAGGTGGTGCACCACACCCAGTTGCTGGCCCACCTGGTCAGCGCCGGCAAGCTCACCCCGGTGCAGCCCGTCGACGGGGGCGTCACGTATCACGACCCCTGCTACCTGGGCCGGCACAACCGGGTCTTCGCCCCGCCGCGCGAGGTCCTCGGCAGCTCCGTCCGGGGCGAGCTCACCGAGATGCCGCGCAACAGCGAGCGCTCCTTCTGCTGCGGCGCCGGCGGTGCCCGGATGTGGATGGAGGAGAAGATCGGCAAGCGGATCAACGTGGACCGGGTCGAGGAGGCCATGTCGACCGGGGCGAAGACGATCGCCGTCGGCTGCCCGTTCTGCTCGACCATGCTCAACGACGGCGTGAACGGCAAGGGCGCCGGGGAGCAGGTCGAGGTCGTCGACGTCGCGAGCGTGCTGCTGCGCTCGGTCAAGCCCGACCAGACGCACGGCGACAGGGAGGCCGAGCCGGTCGCCGGCTGA
- a CDS encoding aminodeoxychorismate/anthranilate synthase component II, whose amino-acid sequence MRVLVIDNYDSFVFNLVQYLGQLGVDCEVRRNDEIELDEVGRVGAAGVLLSPGPGSPDRAGICLDVIRRYAGELPIFGVCLGHQAIGEAFGATVARAPELLHGKTSEVRHHSVGVLAGLPDPFTATRYHSLAVLPETLPDELEVTGWTGSGVVMAMRHRTLPVEGVQFHPESVLTEGGHLMLANWLASCGHPEALERAPELAAEVDARRRAAFATG is encoded by the coding sequence ATGCGCGTCCTGGTGATCGACAACTACGACTCGTTCGTGTTCAACCTCGTGCAGTACCTCGGCCAGCTCGGCGTGGACTGCGAGGTTCGGCGCAACGACGAGATCGAGCTGGACGAGGTGGGCCGGGTCGGGGCGGCCGGGGTGCTGCTGTCCCCGGGGCCGGGCAGCCCGGACCGGGCCGGCATCTGCCTCGACGTCATCCGCCGGTACGCGGGCGAGCTGCCGATCTTCGGCGTCTGCCTGGGGCATCAGGCGATCGGAGAGGCGTTCGGGGCGACCGTGGCCCGCGCGCCGGAGCTGCTGCACGGCAAGACCTCGGAGGTGCGGCACCACTCGGTCGGCGTACTGGCCGGGCTGCCGGACCCGTTCACCGCCACCCGCTACCACTCGCTGGCCGTACTGCCCGAGACCCTGCCGGACGAGCTGGAGGTCACCGGCTGGACGGGCTCCGGGGTGGTGATGGCCATGCGACACCGGACGCTGCCCGTCGAGGGCGTCCAGTTCCACCCGGAGTCGGTGCTCACGGAGGGCGGGCACCTGATGCTGGCCAACTGGCTGGCGAGCTGCGGCCATCCGGAGGCGTTGGAGCGCGCCCCGGAGCTGGCCGCCGAGGTGGACGCCCGCCGCCGCGCCGCCTTCGCCACCGGCTGA
- a CDS encoding NlpC/P60 family protein, translating to MPVATMPPHRRAPGLPPTRGRARRVVHRLLTVVAAVAVGAGMLTAPAYAAPSVDEIEAQIDKQWEQLEPTIEQYNKVRAQLRVNKQKSDELQKKIEPLALETDLAMSRVSDLASRYYMSGPSQELSALLVSTKPGTLAEQLTLLDRLAAHERKQLEGVMAVRAKYDAQKQKLDALIADQEKKTKELAAKKTQINAEIKRLQGLMPKTVVVTEGCPTITGVVSSAARTAIRTACAQVGDPYVWGATGPNAFDCSGLTQYAYKAAGIHLTHFTGAQWNEGRAIPRSEARPGDLVFFFSDLHHVGLYLGNDKMVHAPRAGKPVNVSSINTMPVAGFRRPG from the coding sequence ATGCCGGTGGCAACCATGCCCCCTCATCGTCGTGCGCCGGGACTGCCGCCCACTCGTGGCCGCGCCCGCCGGGTCGTACACCGCCTGCTCACCGTGGTCGCGGCGGTCGCCGTCGGCGCGGGCATGCTGACCGCGCCCGCGTACGCGGCGCCGTCGGTGGACGAGATCGAGGCGCAGATCGACAAGCAGTGGGAGCAGCTCGAACCCACGATCGAGCAGTACAACAAGGTGCGCGCCCAGCTGAGGGTCAACAAGCAGAAGTCGGACGAGCTGCAGAAGAAGATCGAGCCGCTCGCGCTGGAGACAGACCTGGCCATGAGCCGGGTCAGCGACCTTGCCTCCCGCTACTACATGTCCGGCCCCTCCCAGGAGCTCAGCGCGCTGCTGGTCAGCACCAAGCCGGGGACGCTGGCCGAGCAACTGACCCTCCTGGACCGCCTCGCCGCACACGAGCGCAAGCAGCTCGAGGGGGTCATGGCGGTGCGCGCCAAGTACGACGCGCAGAAGCAGAAGCTGGACGCGCTGATCGCCGACCAGGAGAAGAAGACCAAGGAGCTGGCGGCCAAGAAGACGCAGATCAACGCGGAGATCAAGCGGTTGCAGGGCCTGATGCCGAAGACCGTGGTGGTCACGGAGGGCTGCCCCACCATCACGGGCGTGGTCAGCTCGGCGGCACGCACCGCCATCCGCACCGCCTGCGCCCAGGTCGGCGACCCGTACGTCTGGGGCGCCACTGGCCCGAACGCGTTCGACTGCTCCGGCCTCACCCAGTACGCCTACAAGGCGGCGGGGATTCACCTCACGCACTTCACGGGTGCCCAGTGGAACGAGGGCCGGGCCATTCCGCGCTCCGAGGCGCGCCCGGGTGACCTGGTGTTCTTCTTCAGTGATCTGCATCACGTCGGGCTCTACCTCGGCAACGACAAGATGGTGCACGCGCCCCGGGCCGGCAAACCGGTCAACGTGAGCAGCATCAACACGATGCCGGTCGCCGGCTTCCGCCGCCCCGGCTGA
- a CDS encoding SanA/YdcF family protein, whose protein sequence is MWTTVAARGHLYDEASAPAADVVIVLGTAVAADRRQPGDRLTGRLETAAELVRSGRARVILVSGDGGGTSGDEPAVMTSHLTDRLGVDPRRVVADPFGLDTYDSCARARGVYGVRRALVVTQSYHLARAVTLCRQLGLDVDGVTARCPGCGRALLVEKAVRDYFASGKAAWDAVRRRPPAVRSPADPAVADALKG, encoded by the coding sequence ATGTGGACCACCGTCGCCGCCCGCGGTCATCTGTACGACGAGGCCAGCGCACCGGCCGCCGACGTCGTGATCGTCCTGGGCACGGCTGTGGCGGCGGACCGGCGCCAACCGGGCGACCGGCTCACCGGCCGCCTGGAAACCGCCGCCGAGCTGGTGCGCAGCGGGCGGGCACGGGTGATTCTCGTATCGGGCGACGGGGGCGGAACTTCCGGTGACGAGCCGGCGGTGATGACCTCCCACCTGACCGACCGGCTGGGTGTCGATCCCCGTCGCGTCGTGGCCGACCCGTTCGGGCTGGACACCTACGACAGCTGCGCCCGAGCACGCGGCGTGTACGGCGTCCGGCGCGCGCTGGTCGTGACCCAGTCGTACCACCTCGCCCGGGCGGTTACGCTGTGCCGGCAGCTCGGGCTCGATGTCGACGGGGTGACCGCGCGGTGCCCCGGCTGCGGGCGGGCACTGCTCGTCGAGAAGGCGGTACGGGACTACTTCGCCAGTGGCAAGGCGGCGTGGGACGCGGTCCGACGCCGGCCGCCTGCGGTCAGGTCGCCGGCCGACCCGGCGGTTGCGGACGCGCTGAAGGGCTGA
- a CDS encoding class E sortase has translation MPRLPAVNDPAETGPTEPPRPRRGERVIQLRATQTGEGYKSVYSELTRPSVWSRLRTGVRVTGEVLITFGLVVLLFAGYEVWGKSAIVDAHQNDLNQQLAQAWDPSDDPTVAPTGPTAKPKPPAHGKPLAGLYIPKLDKHWVVVQGVTQQDIRYAPGHYPDSAMPGELGNFSVAGHRNRATFWRLDELHPGDAIVVEGKTEWYVYKVYKSRIVRPNQVEVVAPVPMEPGAKPKQRLLTLTTCNPKFDNYQRLIVHAELDRTQPKASGRPAELGA, from the coding sequence GTGCCACGGCTCCCGGCCGTCAACGATCCCGCCGAGACGGGGCCCACCGAGCCGCCCAGGCCACGGCGCGGCGAGCGGGTGATCCAGCTCCGGGCGACGCAGACCGGGGAGGGCTACAAGAGCGTCTACTCCGAGCTGACCCGCCCCTCCGTCTGGTCGCGGCTGCGCACGGGCGTACGGGTCACCGGCGAGGTGCTGATCACCTTCGGCCTCGTGGTGCTCCTCTTCGCCGGCTACGAGGTGTGGGGCAAGTCGGCGATCGTCGACGCCCACCAGAACGACCTCAACCAGCAACTCGCCCAGGCGTGGGACCCGAGCGACGATCCGACCGTGGCCCCGACCGGCCCGACGGCCAAGCCGAAGCCGCCGGCCCACGGCAAGCCACTCGCCGGGCTGTACATCCCGAAGCTGGACAAGCACTGGGTCGTCGTGCAGGGGGTCACCCAGCAGGACATCCGGTACGCCCCGGGCCACTACCCGGACAGCGCGATGCCGGGTGAGCTGGGCAACTTCTCCGTCGCCGGCCACCGCAACCGGGCCACCTTCTGGCGGCTGGACGAGCTGCACCCCGGCGACGCCATCGTGGTCGAGGGCAAGACCGAGTGGTACGTCTACAAGGTCTACAAGAGCCGGATCGTCCGGCCGAACCAGGTCGAGGTGGTCGCGCCGGTGCCGATGGAGCCGGGCGCGAAGCCGAAGCAGCGGCTGCTCACCCTGACCACCTGCAACCCGAAGTTCGACAACTATCAGCGGCTGATCGTCCACGCCGAGCTGGACCGCACCCAGCCCAAGGCGTCCGGCCGCCCGGCGGAGCTGGGGGCCTGA
- a CDS encoding DUF881 domain-containing protein, protein MEYTSGAASWQKALRRAVAVLLPRRPRQRRPGWSVGVPLIAVAAGLLFTTSATTADGTALREDRRPQLTQLIEDRRKQVEASEQQAAQLRAQVEDETAALADSDGPIREQRDRAAASRQAAGFTALTGTGVTVELDDAPRRPDQGLPPGATNDDLVVHQQDVQAVVNALWAGGAEAMSIMNVRVLTTSAVRCVGNTLLLHGRVYSPPFKIVAIGDPAALKQALAASEGVQWFMDDVRDFHLGYRETTSTVTVPAFEDSTALRSATVPR, encoded by the coding sequence GTGGAGTACACATCCGGCGCGGCCTCCTGGCAGAAGGCCCTCCGGCGGGCGGTCGCCGTCCTCCTGCCCCGGCGCCCACGGCAACGGCGCCCAGGCTGGTCGGTGGGCGTGCCCCTGATCGCCGTCGCGGCCGGGCTGCTGTTCACCACGAGCGCGACGACCGCCGACGGCACCGCGCTGCGCGAGGACCGCCGCCCCCAACTCACGCAGCTCATCGAGGACCGGCGGAAGCAGGTCGAGGCGAGCGAGCAGCAGGCGGCGCAGCTACGGGCCCAGGTCGAGGACGAGACCGCCGCACTGGCCGACTCCGACGGCCCGATCAGGGAGCAGCGGGACCGGGCGGCCGCGAGCCGGCAGGCCGCCGGGTTCACGGCGCTGACCGGGACAGGGGTGACCGTCGAGCTCGACGACGCTCCCCGGCGCCCCGACCAGGGTCTGCCCCCGGGGGCGACGAACGACGACCTGGTGGTCCACCAGCAGGACGTCCAGGCGGTGGTGAATGCGCTCTGGGCCGGCGGCGCGGAGGCGATGTCAATCATGAACGTCCGCGTGCTCACGACCAGCGCGGTACGCTGCGTGGGTAACACCCTGCTGCTCCACGGCCGGGTGTACTCCCCACCATTCAAGATCGTAGCAATCGGCGATCCCGCTGCCCTCAAGCAGGCCCTCGCCGCCTCCGAGGGAGTCCAGTGGTTCATGGACGACGTCCGCGACTTCCACCTGGGGTACCGGGAGACCACATCGACGGTCACGGTGCCGGCGTTCGAGGACTCGACCGCCCTGCGCTCGGCGACGGTGCCCCGTTGA